One window of Tindallia californiensis genomic DNA carries:
- the recA gene encoding recombinase RecA encodes MAGKTVDKQKALESAMNQIEKQFGKGSVMKLGEEAKVKIATISTGSIDLDVALGLGGVPRGRVVEIFGPESSGKTTLALHIIAEAQKNGGTAAFIDAEHALDPLYASKLGVDVENLIVSQPDTGEQALEISEALVRSGAVDVIVVDSVAALVPRAEIEGEMGDSHVGLQARLMSQALRKLAGSVNKSKTTTIFINQLREKVGVMFGNPETTPGGRALKFYSSVRLDVRRIESIKQGSDILGNRTRVKVVKNKVAPPFKIAEFDIMYGQGISSYGDVLDVSSNLDIVKKSGAWYSYGETRLGQGREAAKQFLQENQELFNEIDNKIREHYDLPLKVRPVASDSSNTSSES; translated from the coding sequence TTGGCTGGAAAAACAGTGGACAAGCAAAAAGCATTAGAATCAGCAATGAATCAAATTGAAAAACAATTTGGAAAAGGTTCGGTAATGAAATTAGGGGAAGAAGCAAAAGTTAAGATTGCTACAATATCAACTGGATCAATTGATCTGGACGTAGCATTAGGTTTAGGTGGTGTGCCGAGAGGGAGAGTAGTGGAGATTTTTGGACCAGAATCTTCAGGTAAAACAACCCTGGCGTTACACATTATTGCAGAAGCTCAAAAAAATGGTGGCACAGCTGCTTTTATTGATGCTGAGCATGCGTTAGACCCCTTGTATGCATCGAAATTAGGAGTTGATGTTGAAAATTTGATAGTGTCTCAACCAGATACTGGTGAGCAAGCCCTTGAAATTTCAGAAGCACTAGTTAGAAGTGGCGCTGTAGATGTAATTGTTGTCGATTCAGTTGCTGCGTTAGTACCGCGTGCAGAAATTGAAGGTGAGATGGGTGACAGTCATGTAGGTCTTCAAGCTCGTTTGATGTCACAAGCACTTAGAAAACTAGCTGGATCGGTCAATAAATCCAAAACAACAACTATTTTTATTAATCAACTTAGAGAAAAAGTAGGAGTGATGTTCGGAAATCCTGAGACTACCCCAGGTGGACGAGCATTGAAATTTTATTCTTCTGTAAGACTTGATGTTAGAAGAATTGAAAGTATAAAACAAGGCAGTGATATTTTGGGTAATAGAACGAGGGTAAAAGTCGTAAAGAACAAAGTTGCTCCTCCATTTAAGATAGCGGAATTTGATATTATGTATGGACAAGGCATTTCTTCTTATGGAGATGTGTTGGATGTTTCGAGTAATTTGGATATTGTTAAAAAATCGGGTGCTTGGTATAGTTATGGAGAAACACGTCTGGGTCAAGGTAGAGAAGCAGCTAAGCAATTCTTACAGGAAAATCAAGAATTATTTAATGAAATTGACAATAAAATACGAGAACACTATGATCTCCCTTTGAAAGTGAGGCCTGTAGCCAGCGATTCTTCAAA
- the pgsA gene encoding CDP-diacylglycerol--glycerol-3-phosphate 3-phosphatidyltransferase has product MKLNLANRLTILRIFMIPVFMIFLLNKIPYGVPIAAFIFILAALTDTLDGYIARKRNQVTTLGKFIDPLADKLLVSAALISLVQMGELSAWVVVIIISREFTISILRAVAASEGIVIEASWWGKAKTITQIIAIIAILINNFPFSYIGFPFDQIMVLLAVVFTIISGVDYLKLNMHILTKE; this is encoded by the coding sequence ATGAAACTTAATCTAGCGAATAGATTGACTATCTTAAGAATTTTTATGATACCTGTCTTTATGATTTTTCTATTAAATAAAATACCATATGGTGTTCCAATTGCAGCGTTCATATTTATATTGGCAGCATTGACGGATACACTGGACGGCTATATAGCAAGAAAACGAAATCAAGTAACAACGCTAGGTAAATTTATCGATCCTTTAGCCGACAAACTGCTAGTTTCAGCAGCACTCATATCCCTTGTTCAAATGGGAGAGTTATCAGCTTGGGTAGTAGTTATAATTATCTCCAGAGAATTTACTATAAGTATTTTAAGAGCTGTTGCTGCTTCCGAAGGGATTGTTATAGAAGCTAGTTGGTGGGGAAAAGCCAAAACAATTACGCAGATTATTGCTATTATTGCTATTTTAATAAATAATTTTCCATTTTCGTATATTGGCTTTCCGTTTGATCAAATAATGGTATTGTTAGCGGTAGTATTTACGATTATCTCAGGCGTAGATTATTTGAAGTTAAATATGCATATATTAACGAAAGAATAA
- the rimO gene encoding 30S ribosomal protein S12 methylthiotransferase RimO → MNNKIYFESLGCSKNLIDAEVMMELLIQHNFSITDQIEEAKIAVINTCGFIESAKEESIQHILSAATHKEGKLAKLIVTGCLAERYQSELLREMPEIDALLGTGRYEEIVELVKGPVNSQEKVRAGNISNPYNEKIGRFRTTPDYMAYVKIAEGCDNHCTYCIIPKIRGKYRSRKMADIVKEVQQLVDSGVKEIVLIAQDTTAYGIDLYNDFKLPELLEKLNKIENLQWIRILYCYPERITSALIDVIKNSDKVCKYLDIPLQHSEDSVLKCMNRSVRKSEIYSLIQKLRHEVKGIALRTTLIVGFPGEKSSDFEQLKNFIYEMKFDKLGVFSYSQEEGTAAAAMDNQIPDNIKEERKNEIMKIQQDISAELLKMKVGSVIKVLIEEKLTDENESLEYIGRSEYDAPEIDGSVYVTSSHEIEIGSIIDVRINGALEYDLMGEALNET, encoded by the coding sequence ATGAATAATAAGATTTATTTTGAATCATTAGGTTGTTCTAAAAATTTAATTGATGCAGAAGTGATGATGGAATTATTGATTCAGCATAACTTTTCGATAACTGATCAAATCGAAGAGGCTAAAATTGCCGTTATTAACACTTGCGGCTTTATCGAAAGTGCAAAAGAAGAGTCGATTCAACATATCTTATCGGCAGCTACGCATAAAGAGGGAAAGTTAGCAAAACTGATTGTTACGGGATGCTTAGCTGAACGGTATCAAAGTGAATTACTTCGAGAAATGCCTGAAATTGATGCGCTACTAGGTACTGGTCGCTATGAAGAAATAGTTGAATTGGTAAAAGGTCCTGTGAACTCGCAGGAAAAGGTTCGTGCAGGGAATATTAGTAATCCTTATAACGAAAAAATTGGTCGTTTTCGTACAACTCCTGATTACATGGCATATGTAAAGATTGCTGAAGGCTGTGATAATCATTGTACTTACTGTATCATTCCTAAAATACGTGGAAAGTATCGAAGTAGAAAGATGGCAGATATAGTAAAGGAAGTCCAGCAGCTGGTTGATTCTGGAGTAAAAGAAATCGTCTTAATAGCACAAGATACAACGGCATACGGTATAGATTTATATAACGACTTTAAGTTGCCTGAACTACTTGAAAAGCTTAATAAAATCGAAAATTTACAATGGATACGCATATTATATTGCTACCCTGAAAGAATTACCAGTGCCTTGATAGATGTTATTAAAAACAGCGATAAGGTGTGTAAATATCTTGATATTCCACTTCAACATTCAGAGGACAGTGTTTTGAAATGCATGAATAGATCTGTCAGGAAAAGTGAAATATATTCCCTTATTCAAAAATTGCGTCACGAAGTTAAAGGTATCGCTTTAAGAACGACTCTTATTGTAGGGTTTCCAGGCGAAAAAAGTAGTGATTTTGAGCAATTGAAAAATTTTATTTATGAAATGAAATTTGATAAACTTGGCGTATTTAGTTATTCGCAAGAGGAAGGAACAGCGGCAGCTGCTATGGATAACCAAATACCAGACAATATAAAAGAAGAACGAAAAAACGAAATAATGAAGATACAACAAGATATTTCTGCAGAATTATTGAAAATGAAAGTGGGTAGTGTCATAAAAGTTCTTATTGAAGAGAAGCTGACTGATGAAAATGAATCGTTAGAGTATATCGGTAGATCAGAGTACGATGCTCCTGAAATAGATGGTAGTGTGTATGTTACTAGTAGCCATGAAATAGAAATTGGTAGTATTATTGATGTGAGAATAAATGGAGCACTAGAATACGATCTGATGGGAGAGGCGCTAAATGAAACTTAA
- a CDS encoding FtsK/SpoIIIE family DNA translocase — MSKRSNKKNSTRNLALLSSELQGILMISGSLLLTVSLHFDAVGVLGHFFSSIFKGLFGWFSYIISYLFISYSILHLLRSKLDKRYFQKFFFIAVIVSYAMMIIATLDQTVLSFVSNLNFTEFITSSYYAGLEEQPVGLVPSIFHYWTIPLLGISGSLILWTTIALVFIIMIYPNSVSRLVGCLYTWIKNICKKRKKTTKTITKEPKNCKKNINNIKADDKINEIQVEVFSENSIDSNQLMKKADLTTIDQCNDENSNDEESKKKLCGKRFMLPNLELLKTKPVQRNKTDRKKVTEKAKMLETVLGSFGVEAKVTYVNKGPTITRYELQPSKGVKVSKIVNLSDDIALNLAASSIRIEAPIPGKAAIGIEIPNEETSLVSLEEILNSDKYKNSQASIPFAIGKNVSGDPVIFDIATAPHMLIAGATGSGKSVCINTLILSILFKQSPEKTKLLMIDPKVVELNIYNGIPHLMIPVVTDPQKATGALRWVVTEMETRYQKFAETGTRDITSYNENSLMEQIPHIVVIIDELADLMLVAAKEVEDHICRLAQMARAAGIHLIIATQRPSVDVITGIIKANIPTRLAFSVASQIDSRTILDVSGAEKLLGKGDMLFHPIGSNKPIRIQGALVTEEEVRSVVNYLKSQCEEPSYETDIIEKIESIPSKSDGASTDLLFNDALTLAYEQQQISISHLQRKFKIGYNRAARLIDEMESKGYVGPSEGTKPRKVIHGTHEIPEQDHGG, encoded by the coding sequence ATGAGCAAACGCTCTAATAAAAAAAACAGCACTCGAAACCTAGCACTTCTTTCTTCGGAATTACAAGGTATTCTGATGATTTCAGGATCACTGTTGCTAACGGTTTCTCTTCATTTTGATGCTGTCGGTGTTTTAGGCCATTTTTTTAGCAGTATATTTAAGGGGTTATTTGGCTGGTTTTCTTATATAATTTCATATCTGTTCATTTCATATTCGATCTTACATCTTTTGAGAAGCAAACTAGATAAGCGATATTTTCAGAAGTTTTTTTTCATCGCAGTTATTGTCTCGTATGCGATGATGATAATAGCAACTTTAGACCAAACAGTGCTTTCGTTTGTGAGCAATTTGAATTTTACTGAGTTTATTACCTCATCATATTATGCTGGCCTAGAAGAACAACCTGTCGGTCTTGTTCCTTCTATTTTTCATTATTGGACAATTCCTTTGCTTGGAATTTCAGGTTCGCTTATACTTTGGACTACAATAGCTCTCGTTTTCATCATTATGATTTACCCTAACAGTGTAAGTCGATTAGTGGGATGTCTGTATACATGGATAAAAAACATATGTAAAAAAAGAAAAAAGACTACAAAAACCATTACAAAAGAACCAAAGAATTGCAAAAAAAACATCAACAATATTAAAGCAGATGATAAAATTAATGAGATTCAGGTCGAGGTGTTTAGTGAAAATTCGATCGACTCAAATCAATTAATGAAAAAAGCGGATCTTACAACAATAGATCAATGCAATGATGAAAATAGTAATGATGAGGAAAGTAAAAAGAAACTTTGCGGCAAAAGATTTATGTTACCAAATTTAGAACTCTTAAAAACTAAACCTGTACAACGCAACAAAACTGACCGGAAAAAAGTTACTGAGAAGGCAAAGATGCTAGAAACGGTGTTGGGGAGCTTTGGCGTAGAAGCGAAGGTCACATATGTTAATAAAGGGCCCACTATTACGCGATATGAACTACAACCAAGCAAAGGTGTAAAGGTGAGTAAAATTGTAAATTTAAGTGATGACATTGCATTAAATCTTGCTGCCTCCTCTATTAGAATTGAGGCACCTATACCAGGAAAAGCTGCAATTGGAATTGAAATACCCAATGAAGAGACATCTTTGGTTTCTCTTGAAGAAATATTGAATAGTGATAAGTATAAAAATTCACAAGCATCTATTCCTTTTGCTATAGGTAAAAACGTATCAGGCGATCCTGTTATTTTTGATATTGCAACAGCTCCCCATATGCTGATTGCTGGAGCTACAGGATCAGGAAAATCTGTATGTATCAATACGCTTATACTGAGCATTCTATTTAAGCAAAGTCCTGAAAAAACCAAACTTTTAATGATTGATCCTAAGGTTGTTGAATTAAACATCTATAATGGAATTCCTCATTTAATGATCCCTGTTGTCACAGACCCTCAAAAAGCAACTGGAGCTTTACGATGGGTAGTAACGGAAATGGAAACAAGATATCAAAAATTTGCTGAAACAGGCACTAGGGATATAACGAGTTATAATGAAAATAGTCTTATGGAACAGATTCCTCACATAGTAGTTATTATTGATGAGTTGGCAGATTTAATGCTTGTAGCTGCCAAAGAAGTAGAAGACCATATATGTAGATTAGCACAAATGGCTCGAGCAGCAGGGATTCACTTAATCATTGCTACTCAAAGACCTTCCGTAGATGTCATTACTGGCATTATTAAAGCGAATATACCTACAAGATTAGCTTTTTCTGTTGCATCACAAATAGACTCAAGAACAATCTTGGATGTAAGCGGTGCAGAGAAACTGCTAGGTAAAGGAGACATGCTATTTCATCCAATAGGGTCGAATAAGCCTATACGTATTCAAGGCGCTTTAGTTACTGAAGAAGAAGTACGCAGTGTTGTTAATTATTTGAAATCTCAATGCGAAGAACCATCATACGAAACCGATATAATAGAAAAAATAGAATCTATTCCATCAAAATCAGATGGGGCTTCAACGGACTTATTATTTAATGATGCTTTAACCCTAGCCTATGAACAACAGCAAATTTCTATTTCTCATTTGCAACGCAAATTCAAAATTGGCTATAACAGAGCTGCGAGGCTAATAGATGAAATGGAAAGTAAAGGCTATGTAGGTCCAAGTGAAGGAACAAAACCAAGAAAAGTGATTCATGGAACACATGAAATTCCAGAGCAGGATCATGGAGGGTAG
- a CDS encoding M16 family metallopeptidase — protein sequence MIEQYKLGNGLRIVTEKMDHVKSVTIGVWVKSGVVNENRDQNGIAHFVEHMLFKGTHNRSARQIAEEIDRVGGQINAYTSREYTCYYIKILDEHVLLAIDILMDMLFFSVFDESEIEKEKMVIFEEINMYEDSPEDLTHDLLVETMLSNHTLGLPILGTIESVDSLNSQKLKSYMSRVYHPSRMVISIAGNFDNQMVLKNIEDHLGRWNTAIDTITEPNDLKTLTFGNWTRYKEIEQSHICIGVRGVSLGSDDLYDLLLVNNTFGASMSSRLFQSIREEKGLTYDIYSYLQNYSDVGLINIYFSVNPEQISIVKSHVLKEINKLRKRGLTHNEFIDAKAQLKGSCIIGMESTSSRMAMLGKSELMLNEIETQEDVLNKINSISYCGIHEAIERYFNYNEMASVIVGKDM from the coding sequence ATGATAGAACAATACAAATTAGGCAATGGTCTTCGAATTGTTACAGAAAAGATGGATCATGTAAAATCAGTGACAATTGGTGTTTGGGTAAAATCTGGAGTTGTAAATGAAAACCGTGATCAAAATGGAATTGCTCACTTTGTTGAACACATGCTCTTCAAAGGAACCCATAATAGATCGGCACGCCAAATAGCAGAAGAGATTGATCGAGTAGGTGGACAAATCAACGCATATACCAGCCGTGAGTATACATGTTACTATATTAAGATTTTAGATGAACATGTGTTGCTAGCCATTGATATACTAATGGATATGTTGTTTTTTTCTGTGTTTGATGAATCTGAAATAGAGAAAGAAAAAATGGTTATATTTGAAGAAATTAATATGTATGAAGATTCACCAGAAGACCTTACTCATGATCTTTTAGTCGAAACAATGCTATCTAATCATACACTAGGGCTTCCGATTCTGGGTACTATCGAGTCGGTTGATTCTTTGAATTCTCAGAAACTAAAATCGTATATGAGTCGAGTATACCACCCGAGCAGAATGGTCATATCCATTGCGGGGAACTTTGATAATCAAATGGTATTAAAGAATATAGAAGATCATTTAGGTAGATGGAACACTGCAATAGATACAATTACAGAACCCAATGATCTCAAGACGCTGACTTTTGGTAATTGGACTCGGTATAAAGAAATAGAACAAAGTCATATATGTATTGGAGTTCGAGGAGTTTCATTAGGATCTGATGATCTGTATGATCTTTTGCTTGTTAATAATACTTTTGGAGCAAGTATGAGCTCGCGACTTTTTCAATCCATAAGAGAAGAAAAAGGATTAACTTATGATATTTACTCATACTTACAAAACTATTCCGATGTTGGTTTAATAAATATTTACTTTAGTGTTAATCCAGAGCAAATTTCCATAGTGAAATCTCACGTTTTAAAAGAAATTAATAAACTAAGAAAAAGAGGATTAACGCATAACGAGTTTATAGATGCAAAAGCTCAGTTAAAAGGTAGTTGTATTATTGGAATGGAAAGTACTAGCAGTCGAATGGCTATGCTGGGTAAATCGGAACTAATGCTTAATGAAATTGAGACACAAGAGGATGTCCTTAACAAAATAAATAGCATCAGTTATTGCGGGATTCACGAAGCGATAGAAAGATACTTTAACTACAATGAAATGGCAAGTGTCATTGTGGGTAAAGATATGTGA
- a CDS encoding polyribonucleotide nucleotidyltransferase — MIHTFKTELNGRTLSVEIGKVALLSGGSCMVTYGETVVLVTANRSSKPKENIDFFPLTVDFEEKLYAAGKIPGGFIKREGRPSEKAILSCRLIDRTIRPLFPEGYHHDVQIIATVLSMDNDCVPDIVAMIGASIALTISDIPFMGPIAGVYVGCVDGEFVINPTSQQREKSTLSLAVSGTEDAIMMIEAGANELTEQQVLDAILFGHTEIKRLISFINEIQQVAGKNKQEVALAVPETKLENEVRQFSTEKLIEALKIKDKLERIENLDLVQETVVETFKETHEEEILAVKNILKKIVKEEMRRIVITERKRIDNRATDEVRQINCEVGILPKTHGSGLFTRGETQVLTVTTLGALGDVQIIDGLGEEESKRYMHQYNFPPFSTGEARFMRGPSRRDIGHGALAERALEPMIPSMEEFPYTIRLVSECLASNGSTSQASVCGSTLSMLDAGVPIKKMVAGIAMGLIKEDEKVAILTDILGMEDFLGDMDFKVAGTEDGITAIQMDIKISGINREILENALEQARVGRLHILSKMKEVISEPRPELSPYAPRIMKMSIHPDKIREVIGAGGKVINKIIDDTGVKIDIENDGTIYIAAESQDAGQKAWDIISDIIKEPEVGEIYSARVVKITNFGAFVEFMPGKEGLIHISNLSHNRVNKVEDVLKVGQELDVKVIEIDSQGKISLSHKATLKPPVQDDKKDKHNSTRTFDNKQTK; from the coding sequence ATGATTCATACCTTTAAAACCGAATTAAACGGAAGAACTTTGTCTGTAGAAATAGGGAAAGTTGCTTTGCTTTCTGGTGGTAGTTGCATGGTTACTTATGGCGAGACGGTTGTACTTGTAACAGCAAATCGCTCATCAAAACCAAAAGAAAATATAGACTTTTTCCCCTTAACGGTTGACTTTGAAGAGAAGTTGTATGCAGCTGGAAAAATACCGGGAGGGTTTATTAAACGAGAAGGAAGACCTTCGGAGAAAGCGATCTTATCCTGCAGACTTATTGATCGAACAATTAGACCATTGTTTCCAGAAGGGTATCATCACGATGTGCAAATTATTGCCACAGTATTGTCTATGGATAATGATTGTGTGCCAGATATTGTAGCTATGATTGGAGCTTCTATTGCTCTTACGATTTCGGATATACCTTTTATGGGTCCAATAGCAGGTGTTTACGTTGGTTGCGTTGATGGTGAATTCGTCATTAACCCTACGAGTCAACAAAGAGAAAAAAGCACACTGAGCTTAGCTGTATCTGGAACCGAAGATGCTATTATGATGATAGAAGCTGGTGCAAATGAATTAACAGAGCAGCAAGTGCTTGATGCCATTTTATTTGGACATACAGAAATTAAGCGATTGATAAGCTTTATTAATGAAATTCAACAAGTGGCAGGTAAAAATAAGCAAGAGGTTGCCTTAGCAGTCCCTGAAACAAAACTTGAAAACGAAGTTCGTCAATTTTCAACTGAAAAATTAATAGAAGCTTTGAAGATCAAAGATAAACTTGAAAGAATTGAAAATTTAGATCTGGTACAAGAAACGGTTGTTGAGACGTTTAAAGAAACGCACGAAGAAGAAATACTTGCTGTTAAAAATATATTGAAAAAAATTGTTAAAGAAGAAATGCGTCGAATCGTCATAACAGAAAGGAAACGAATAGACAATAGAGCTACCGATGAAGTACGCCAAATAAATTGTGAAGTTGGAATTTTACCTAAAACTCATGGCTCTGGATTATTCACTAGGGGAGAAACTCAAGTTTTAACAGTTACAACACTAGGAGCACTAGGCGATGTACAGATTATTGATGGATTAGGAGAAGAAGAATCTAAAAGATATATGCATCAGTATAATTTTCCTCCGTTTAGTACAGGGGAAGCTAGATTTATGAGAGGTCCAAGCAGAAGGGATATAGGACACGGAGCGTTGGCCGAAAGAGCTTTAGAGCCGATGATTCCTAGCATGGAGGAATTTCCTTATACAATAAGGTTAGTTTCTGAGTGTTTGGCTTCTAATGGTTCTACGTCTCAAGCAAGTGTTTGTGGCAGCACACTTTCTATGCTTGATGCGGGTGTTCCGATTAAAAAAATGGTTGCGGGAATTGCAATGGGCCTAATTAAAGAGGATGAAAAAGTTGCGATTTTAACAGACATTTTAGGTATGGAAGACTTTTTAGGAGATATGGACTTCAAAGTAGCTGGAACTGAAGATGGAATAACCGCTATTCAAATGGATATTAAGATTAGTGGTATTAATAGAGAAATTCTTGAAAATGCACTCGAACAAGCTCGCGTAGGTAGACTTCATATTTTAAGTAAGATGAAAGAAGTAATTAGTGAACCTCGGCCTGAATTATCTCCATATGCTCCACGAATTATGAAAATGAGTATACATCCAGATAAAATTCGTGAAGTGATAGGGGCTGGTGGGAAAGTAATCAATAAAATTATCGATGATACAGGTGTGAAAATAGATATAGAAAACGATGGTACTATCTATATCGCTGCTGAGTCTCAAGATGCTGGGCAGAAAGCGTGGGATATTATCAGTGATATTATTAAAGAACCAGAGGTAGGCGAAATATATAGTGCGAGAGTTGTAAAAATAACTAATTTTGGAGCTTTTGTAGAATTCATGCCAGGAAAAGAAGGCTTAATTCATATTTCTAACCTATCGCATAATCGTGTAAATAAAGTAGAAGATGTTCTGAAAGTCGGACAAGAATTAGATGTAAAAGTAATCGAAATTGACAGTCAAGGAAAAATAAGTTTGTCGCATAAAGCAACGCTAAAACCACCAGTTCAAGATGATAAAAAAGATAAGCATAATAGTACACGCACTTTTGACAATAAGCAAACGAAATAA
- the rpsO gene encoding 30S ribosomal protein S15, which produces MEASKKKTIIENFKLHESDTGSPEVQVALMTDRINHLNEHLKIHKKDFHSRRGLLKMVGKRRNLLNYLKKKDIAKYRELIEKLGLRK; this is translated from the coding sequence ATGGAAGCCAGCAAGAAAAAAACTATCATTGAAAACTTTAAGCTACATGAAAGCGATACTGGTTCGCCAGAAGTTCAAGTGGCACTTATGACTGACAGAATCAATCATTTGAATGAGCATCTTAAAATTCATAAAAAAGATTTCCACTCGAGAAGAGGACTTCTGAAAATGGTAGGTAAACGTCGTAATTTGCTTAACTATCTTAAGAAAAAGGATATTGCAAAATACCGTGAATTAATCGAAAAACTTGGTTTGAGAAAATAA
- a CDS encoding bifunctional riboflavin kinase/FAD synthetase translates to MRVIEDYHQVLNDFSPKGVALGNFDGIHRGHQSLLKILKNECAKRNLLPTVYTFQNHPGTILKSCNRSVYPYKITPINLKEKIMDKLGVDLLFLDKFTQDLMHLSPSEFAKTILVDRLKAKLIVVGEDFRFGYQASGDVDLLSRLGEILGFHVIIAPPVLEKDIKISSSLIRDSIEKGDIELANQLLGRPFMMLNRVEKGFGRGKKMGFPTANLVLEPYQLIPSEGVYATQVKVDNTVYMGATSVGKNPTFNAHEVTIETYIIDSRLMLYEKNIELYFHTKIRSQISYDNINALKNQILEDVYNIKNYLQNKTTMIL, encoded by the coding sequence ATGAGAGTAATTGAAGATTATCATCAAGTATTAAACGATTTCAGCCCCAAAGGAGTAGCTCTGGGAAATTTTGATGGTATTCATCGTGGACATCAATCGCTATTAAAAATTTTGAAAAACGAATGTGCAAAAAGAAATCTCCTTCCTACTGTATATACTTTTCAAAATCATCCTGGAACGATTCTAAAAAGTTGCAATAGATCCGTATATCCATACAAGATTACGCCGATAAACCTTAAAGAGAAAATTATGGATAAGCTTGGTGTTGATTTGCTTTTTCTAGATAAGTTCACACAAGACTTAATGCATTTATCACCTTCCGAATTTGCTAAGACAATTCTCGTGGATCGATTAAAAGCTAAACTGATTGTAGTTGGTGAAGATTTTCGCTTTGGATATCAAGCATCAGGAGACGTTGACTTATTGAGCAGGTTAGGCGAAATTCTAGGATTTCATGTTATTATTGCTCCACCTGTGCTTGAAAAAGATATTAAAATTAGCAGTTCTCTTATTCGAGATAGCATTGAAAAAGGGGATATTGAACTGGCGAATCAATTGTTAGGTCGTCCATTTATGATGTTAAACCGGGTGGAAAAAGGTTTTGGTCGTGGGAAGAAAATGGGATTCCCTACTGCGAACTTAGTATTAGAACCCTATCAGCTTATTCCGTCAGAAGGCGTGTATGCAACGCAAGTTAAGGTTGATAATACGGTATATATGGGCGCAACATCTGTAGGTAAGAACCCGACATTTAATGCCCACGAGGTTACTATTGAAACGTATATTATTGATTCACGGCTTATGCTTTATGAAAAAAATATAGAATTGTATTTTCACACGAAAATAAGAAGTCAAATTAGCTACGACAATATAAATGCTCTTAAAAATCAGATCCTTGAAGATGTTTATAACATAAAGAACTATTTACAAAATAAAACTACTATGATACTATAA
- the truB gene encoding tRNA pseudouridine(55) synthase TruB — MNGILNILKSPGMTSHDVVSCIRKITGIKRVGHAGTLDPEAAGVLPICVGPSTRLIQYLDHQKKMYRAEMCLGVETDTQDLTGEIINTNSMIPSEEKIKNAIHSFLGEYDQIPPMYSAIKQNGKKLYELAREGKIVERKVKKKHIFSIDWISFHDNKVLFDIVCSEGTYIRTFCHDVGQRLGCGASMSFLLRKESCRLKLCSAHTMEEITQANDLSTMCTSLEEVLDHLPALNIDASQEQRVKNGNSIPVNYIHNHGTSDMINTYENNYYRLYFLNKFHGIGYFDHIADLLKFKLNFKDSIK; from the coding sequence ATGAATGGAATTCTTAATATCCTCAAATCACCTGGTATGACTTCGCATGATGTTGTTAGCTGTATCAGGAAAATAACTGGAATAAAAAGAGTAGGACATGCCGGCACCTTGGATCCTGAAGCTGCCGGAGTACTTCCTATATGTGTTGGACCATCTACAAGATTAATTCAATACCTTGATCATCAAAAAAAAATGTACCGTGCCGAGATGTGTTTAGGAGTAGAAACAGATACCCAAGACTTAACAGGAGAAATAATAAATACCAATTCGATGATTCCTTCGGAAGAAAAAATTAAAAATGCAATACACTCTTTTCTTGGTGAATACGATCAAATACCGCCTATGTATTCAGCTATAAAGCAAAATGGGAAAAAGCTGTATGAACTAGCGCGTGAGGGGAAAATTGTAGAAAGAAAGGTTAAAAAGAAGCACATATTCTCTATTGATTGGATATCTTTTCATGATAATAAAGTTTTATTCGATATTGTGTGTTCCGAAGGTACTTATATTAGAACTTTTTGTCACGATGTTGGTCAACGTTTAGGATGTGGCGCTTCCATGTCATTTTTACTAAGAAAAGAATCTTGTCGGTTGAAATTGTGTTCTGCACATACGATGGAAGAGATTACACAAGCAAATGATTTGTCGACTATGTGTACATCATTGGAAGAGGTTCTGGATCATCTTCCGGCATTAAATATAGATGCATCACAGGAGCAACGAGTGAAAAATGGAAATTCAATTCCGGTTAACTATATCCACAATCATGGAACAAGTGATATGATTAACACTTATGAAAATAATTATTATAGATTATACTTTCTAAATAAATTCCATGGCATTGGCTACTTTGATCACATAGCTGATTTGTTAAAATTCAAGTTAAATTTTAAAGATAGTATTAAATAG